A window from Peromyscus eremicus chromosome 5, PerEre_H2_v1, whole genome shotgun sequence encodes these proteins:
- the Ddx28 gene encoding probable ATP-dependent RNA helicase DDX28 — protein MRLFGIKGTMALARPTRLLSPAVRSLLEPRRNIAVRGSDEPLPVVRIPRALQRRQQQRQSDRGSGPRPVLVRPGPLLVSARRPELNQPARLTLGRWECAPLASRGWKHRRSRQDHFSIERVQQEAPALTNLSSCRSFVDLGLEPRVLLALQEAAPEVVRPTSVQSKTIPPLLRGRHILCAAETGSGKTLSYLLPLFQRLLSRPDLDSRSSAAPRGLVLVPSRELAQQVQAVAQSLGRYLGLQVIQLGGGLGMGKLRLQLCKLSSADVLVATPGALWKALKSQLISLQHLSFIVLDEADTLLDESFLELVDYILGKSFIAESPAELEDPFNPKAQLVMVGATFPEGVNQLLSKVASPDCLTTVTSSKLHCIMPHVRQTFMRLKGAEKVTELVQILKQHDKVNKTKPSGTVLVFCNSSSTVNWLGYILDDHKIQHLRLQGQMPASMRAGIFQSFQKGSQDILVCTDIASRGLDSIHVELVVNYDFPPTLQDYIHRAGRVGRVGSEVPGTIISFVTHPWDVSLVQKIELAARRRRSLPGLASSVKDPLPQQA, from the coding sequence ATGCGCCTCTTCGGCATCAAGGGAACTATGGCTTTAGCCCGGCCAACGCGGCTGTTGTCACCAGCAGTTCGATCGCTTCTGGAGCCCCGACGGAACATAGCGGTGCGCGGTTCCGACGAGCCCTTGCCAGTGGTGCGCATTCCGCGGGCTCTGCAGCGACGGCAGCAACAGCGACAGAGCGACCGTGGGAGTGGCCCACGCCCGGTGCTCGTGCGACCTGGCCCCCTGCTGGTCTCGGCGCGGCGGCCGGAGTTGAACCAGCCCGCGCGCCTCACGCTGGGGCGTTGGGAGTGCGCGCCCCTGGCTTCGCGTGGCTGGAAGCATCGGCGATCGCGTCAGGATCATTTTTCCATAGAGCGAGTGCAGCAAGAGGCGCCCGCCCTGACGAACCTCTCGTCCTGTCGCAGTTTCGTGGACCTGGGTCTGGAGCCCCGAGTGCTGCTCGCGCTTCAGGAGGCTGCACCCGAAGTCGTTCGGCCAACCTCAGTGCAGTCGAAAACCATCCCCCCGCTGCTTCGCGGACGCCACATTCTCTGCGCTGCCGAAACCGGTAGTGGCAAGACTCTGAGCTACCTACTGCCCCTATTTCAACGCCTCCTGAGCAGGCCAGACCTGGACTCCCGCAGTTCCGCGGCTCCCCGGGGCTTGGTTCTGGTACCTTCCCGAGAATTAGCCCAACAGGTGCAGGCTGTGGCCCAGTCATTGGGTAGGTACTTGGGCCTGCAGGTGATACAGCTTGGAGGAGGCCTCGGCATGGGTAAGCTCAGGCTGCAGCTGTGTAAACTGTCGTCAGCGGATGTACTTGTGGCCACCCCAGGGGCTCTGTGGAAAGCCCTGAAAAGTCAACTGATCAGCTTACAGCATCTTTCCTTCATAGTGTTAGATGAAGCAGACACATTGCTGGATGAAAGCTTCCTGGAACTTGTGGACTACATCTTGGGAAAGAGTTTTATAGCAGAAAGTCCCGCTGAGTTAGAAGACCCCTTTAATCCCAAAGCTCAGTTAGTGATGGTGGGAGCCACGTTTCCAGAAGGCGTAAACCAGTTGCTGAGTAAAGTCGCCAGCCCAGACTGTCTAACCACCGTCACCAGCTCCAAGCTCCACTGCATCATGCCCCATGTCAGACAGACATTTATGAGACTAAAGGGAGCAGAGAAGGTAACAGAACTGGTTCAGATCCTCAAACAGCATGACAAAGTGAATAAGACGAAACCCTCAGGAACTGTCCTGGTGTTCTGCAACAGCTCCAGCACGGTGAACTGGCTGGGATATATTCTAGATGACCACAAAATCCAACATCTAAGGCTGCAAGGgcaaatgccagcctcaatgagGGCAGGTATCTTCCAGAGTTTCCAAAAGGGCTCCCAAGACATACTTGTCTGCACAGACATAGCCTCACGAGGTCTAGACAGCATTCACGTGGAACTGGTTGTCAATTATGATTTCCCCCCTACTCTGCAGGATTACATCCACAGAGCAGGAAGGGTGGGTCGTGTGGGCAGTGAAGTGCCAGGGACCATCATCAGTTTTGTGACCCATCCCTGGGATGTGAGCCTGGTTCAGAAAATTGAGCTGGCAGCCCGTCGAAGGAGAAGCCTTCCAGGACTAGCATcttcagtgaaagaccctttGCCTCAACAAGCCTAA
- the LOC131911767 gene encoding DPEP2 neighbor protein-like isoform X3 — protein MTDRIFYINSNLSSIPCEGCYSAPVPPTAPPSPGYYHVLYKEHAQAQMAWHGETYCLIGGYRVYGDAPLATPAKAEEEKPAPRRALKRQRVQEESDQDLGCPSAKIPRLKMNHGGKGVSP, from the exons ATGACTGATCGAATCTTCTATATTAACTCTAACTTGTCCTCTATCCCCTGTGAAGGCTGTTATTCAG CACCCGTGCCTCCCACAGCTCCTCCTTCCCCGGGATACTACCATGTCCTCTACAAAGAGCATGCACAAGCCCAGATGGCCTGGCATGGAGAGACATACTGCCTGATTGGAGGCTACCGTGTCTATGGGGATGCTCCGCTGGCCACCCCTGCAAAGGCTGAGGAAGAGAAGCCAGCACCCAGGCGGGCTCTCAAGAGACAGAGAGTTCAGGAAGAGTCCGACCAAGATCTAGGCTGTCCTAGTGCCAAAATTCCTCGCCTGAAAATGAACCATGGTGGCAAAGGGGTATCCCCATAG